Proteins co-encoded in one Kocuria flava genomic window:
- a CDS encoding ComEC/Rec2 family competence protein, giving the protein MSPPARRWARRWARALEHQEHRDARAPGRTWDLRLLPAALTAWVTALLATTGPGPLPAAAGAAACLALLAAVSAAAPPLAARALARLRGTPRPGTRTGPAWSALALAALAAAAVLLGAVADGRATIGGPLGDALAEGGTLAVTARVLEAPRPWSAAPAAPGTAPAGPGAAPSAGEPAGRAPWDAGEERSGVVVELALEEVVHDARRARAGTTATVFAQGPAWADLRPGQRLTAVLAARPGTAGTAPVLRAAAAPTVVPGPEPGARERLRARFTERTDRLGPDAAGLLPGMTFGERAGLDPALEQAMRDTGLTHLTAVSGANCALVAVLAGRAALALGAGRRTCLLAGLGAVGCFAVLVGPDPSVLRAATMGGLAALALLTGRPAVSLATLGAAVTVLLVVRPGLAAEYGFVLSVLATAGIVVSARPLTRLLGTRVPELLGTAVAVPAVAQLWCAPVLVLLQPAVPVYALPANVLSAPVVPLVTVCGLLGLALLALPDGAGETAALVPLTAGGLAARLVAGTARGLAAAPGALAPWPTGAGGAVLMAGLSAAVLLAVHALDLRRRRPRPTAGRLRGGPAPPSHPEEHWRARDRTRRRRAAAAALLVALVAAAALRAAHLERRPPPAWEALVCDVGQGDALLLRTGPARAVLVDTGPDPRALERCLRRAGIDRLDLVVLSHAHADHTGGLPALARGPAVAAVWYSTAAAAPPRELAAALPGVPAATPAPGTVRDLGPLRLTVLAPDPPRRPGAGTAPDSAQENNASLVLRAELTGPGGTGSSWLLAGDLQEEGARALLRRGPEAVDVDVLKLSHHGARNGGTAIIDAARPRLAVASVGADNPYGHPHPAVLGHLERLGVPVVRTDRHGPVWILREGPRLRAVPADG; this is encoded by the coding sequence GTGAGCCCTCCGGCCCGCCGGTGGGCCCGCCGGTGGGCCCGCGCGCTCGAGCACCAGGAGCACCGCGACGCCCGCGCCCCGGGCCGCACCTGGGACCTGCGCCTGCTGCCCGCGGCCCTCACCGCCTGGGTCACCGCCCTGCTCGCCACGACCGGGCCCGGACCGCTCCCCGCGGCCGCCGGCGCCGCCGCCTGCCTCGCCCTGCTCGCCGCCGTCTCCGCGGCCGCACCGCCCCTGGCCGCCCGCGCCCTCGCCCGGCTGCGGGGCACCCCCCGCCCCGGCACCCGGACGGGGCCCGCCTGGTCCGCGCTGGCCCTGGCCGCGCTCGCGGCCGCGGCGGTGCTGCTCGGCGCCGTCGCCGACGGCCGGGCCACCATCGGCGGGCCCCTCGGGGACGCCCTGGCGGAGGGCGGGACGCTGGCCGTGACCGCCCGGGTGCTCGAGGCCCCGCGGCCGTGGTCCGCCGCGCCGGCGGCGCCGGGCACCGCGCCGGCCGGTCCGGGCGCCGCCCCGTCCGCCGGGGAGCCGGCCGGGCGCGCCCCGTGGGACGCGGGGGAGGAGCGCAGCGGGGTCGTCGTCGAGCTCGCCCTCGAGGAGGTCGTCCACGACGCCCGCCGGGCCCGTGCCGGCACGACCGCGACCGTCTTCGCGCAGGGCCCCGCCTGGGCGGACCTGCGGCCCGGGCAGCGGCTCACGGCGGTGCTGGCCGCCCGCCCCGGGACCGCGGGCACCGCCCCGGTGCTGCGCGCCGCGGCGGCCCCGACCGTGGTGCCCGGCCCGGAGCCCGGAGCGCGCGAGCGGCTGCGCGCCCGCTTCACCGAACGCACCGACCGGCTGGGTCCCGACGCCGCCGGGCTGCTGCCGGGCATGACCTTCGGCGAGCGCGCCGGGCTCGACCCCGCCCTCGAGCAGGCGATGCGCGACACCGGCCTGACCCACCTCACCGCCGTCTCCGGGGCCAACTGCGCCCTCGTGGCCGTCCTCGCCGGCCGGGCCGCGCTGGCCCTGGGCGCCGGGCGCCGGACCTGCCTGCTGGCCGGGCTGGGCGCGGTGGGCTGCTTCGCCGTCCTCGTGGGCCCCGACCCCTCCGTCCTGCGGGCGGCCACCATGGGCGGGCTGGCCGCCCTGGCGCTGCTCACCGGCCGCCCGGCCGTGTCGCTGGCCACCCTCGGCGCGGCCGTGACCGTCCTGCTCGTGGTGCGCCCGGGACTCGCCGCCGAGTACGGGTTCGTGCTCTCCGTGCTCGCGACCGCGGGGATCGTGGTCTCCGCCCGCCCGCTGACGCGCCTGCTCGGGACACGGGTGCCGGAGCTGCTCGGCACCGCCGTGGCCGTCCCGGCCGTCGCGCAGCTGTGGTGCGCGCCCGTGCTCGTGCTCCTGCAGCCGGCCGTGCCGGTCTACGCCCTGCCGGCCAACGTCCTGAGCGCCCCGGTGGTCCCCCTGGTCACCGTCTGCGGGCTGCTCGGGCTGGCGCTGCTGGCCCTGCCGGACGGGGCGGGGGAGACCGCGGCGCTCGTGCCCCTGACCGCCGGCGGGCTCGCCGCCCGCCTCGTCGCCGGCACCGCCCGCGGCCTCGCCGCCGCCCCGGGCGCCCTCGCGCCGTGGCCCACCGGGGCGGGCGGGGCCGTGCTGATGGCCGGGCTCAGCGCGGCGGTGCTGCTCGCGGTGCACGCCCTGGACCTCCGCAGGCGCCGCCCGCGCCCGACCGCCGGGCGGCTGCGCGGGGGACCGGCCCCGCCGTCCCACCCCGAGGAGCACTGGCGGGCCCGGGACCGCACCCGCCGCCGGCGCGCCGCCGCGGCCGCGCTGCTCGTGGCCCTGGTCGCCGCGGCCGCCCTGCGCGCGGCCCACCTCGAGCGGCGCCCCCCGCCCGCGTGGGAGGCGCTGGTGTGCGACGTCGGGCAGGGCGACGCCCTGCTGCTGCGCACCGGCCCGGCCCGGGCCGTGCTCGTCGACACCGGCCCCGACCCGCGGGCGCTGGAGCGCTGCCTGCGCCGGGCGGGGATCGACCGCCTCGACCTCGTGGTCCTCAGCCACGCCCACGCCGACCACACCGGCGGGCTGCCCGCCCTGGCCCGGGGGCCCGCGGTGGCCGCCGTGTGGTACTCCACCGCGGCCGCCGCCCCACCGCGGGAGCTCGCCGCGGCCCTGCCCGGGGTGCCGGCGGCCACCCCCGCCCCCGGCACGGTCCGGGACCTGGGCCCGCTGCGCCTGACCGTCCTCGCCCCCGACCCGCCGCGGCGCCCCGGGGCCGGGACGGCGCCCGACTCCGCCCAGGAGAACAACGCCTCCCTCGTCCTGCGCGCCGAGCTCACCGGCCCCGGCGGCACCGGCTCCTCGTGGCTGCTCGCCGGGGACCTGCAGGAGGAGGGCGCCCGCGCCCTGCTGCGCCGCGGCCCGGAGGCCGTCGACGTCGACGTCCTGAAGCTCTCCCACCACGGGGCCCGCAACGGGGGCACCGCGATCATCGACGCCGCCCGCCCGCGCCTGGCCGTGGCCTCCGTGGGGGCGGACAATCCTTACGGCCACCCGCACCCCGCCGTGCTCGGCCACCTCGAGCGCCTCGGCGTGCCCGTGGTGCGCACCGACCGGCACGGGCCCGTGTGGATCCTGCGGGAGGGCCCCCGCCTGCGTGCCGTGCCCGCGGACGGGTAG
- a CDS encoding ComEA family DNA-binding protein → MRTPSSSAPGDPPGEPAEHPADDPPQAPPGPAHRWETAARTRVPRSLLLLAAGGLAALAWTVFGPSAPEDGDVLAELPAAPVTAPATGPASPPPSRGSAPDPAPGPSAPSPGPTTGNGALLVHVTGQVHRPGVVRLAPGARVVDAVESAGGLTAQASTAGINLAAPVADGQQVLVPGPGDPSAPAPGAPGPAAPAGAGKDTADAPLDLNTATAAELEQLPRVGPVLAERIIAFRDAHGGFGAVADLDAVEGIGPALMAALTPLVTV, encoded by the coding sequence ATGCGCACACCCTCCTCCTCGGCCCCGGGGGACCCGCCCGGGGAGCCGGCCGAGCACCCGGCCGACGACCCGCCCCAGGCCCCGCCCGGGCCCGCCCACCGCTGGGAGACCGCCGCCCGGACCCGGGTGCCCCGCTCCCTGCTGCTGCTGGCCGCCGGCGGGCTCGCCGCCCTGGCCTGGACCGTGTTCGGCCCCTCCGCACCGGAGGACGGGGACGTGCTGGCGGAGCTGCCGGCCGCACCCGTCACCGCACCCGCGACCGGCCCGGCGTCCCCGCCGCCGTCGCGGGGCAGCGCCCCCGACCCCGCTCCGGGCCCGTCCGCCCCGTCCCCCGGGCCCACGACCGGGAACGGGGCCCTGCTCGTGCACGTGACCGGGCAGGTCCACCGCCCCGGGGTGGTGCGCCTGGCCCCCGGGGCGCGCGTCGTGGACGCCGTCGAGTCCGCCGGCGGGCTCACCGCGCAGGCGAGCACCGCCGGGATCAACCTCGCCGCCCCCGTCGCCGACGGCCAGCAGGTGCTCGTGCCCGGTCCCGGTGACCCGTCCGCCCCGGCCCCCGGTGCCCCCGGCCCGGCCGCACCCGCCGGCGCGGGGAAGGACACCGCGGACGCGCCCCTGGACCTCAACACCGCCACGGCCGCCGAGCTCGAGCAGCTGCCGCGGGTCGGGCCCGTCCTGGCCGAGCGCATCATCGCCTTCCGCGACGCGCACGGCGGCTTCGGCGCCGTCGCCGACCTCGATGCCGTCGAGGGCATCGGCCCCGCCCTCATGGCCGCCCTCACCCCGCTGGTGACCGTGTGA
- a CDS encoding DegV family protein, with amino-acid sequence MSARRIAVVTDDAAALPPAWAAAAAGTGGLAVVGMPVMIDGQIFPAPERAPGAGDDEVPRALLLALAEGRPVTTSRPSPGQFRRVYRRLEAAGYEGIVSVHLSAELSGTTGSARIGRRAVDVPVTVVDSRTAAMAQGFGVQRAWTAAGAGAGLEDVAAAAREGSRDNTLLLWVPSLEPLRRGGRLAPSAAVLSQVLPIRPLLSIDGGRLVAVEKPRTAARARARFAALVGEALATAEHEDPVLVLHHLGDEDGARELGEQLVEAHRPDARLLVCPLPPVLAAHVGLGARAAVVEGPSARPVLHPVPPGTAPGGD; translated from the coding sequence GTGAGCGCGCGCCGGATCGCGGTCGTCACCGACGACGCCGCCGCCCTGCCCCCGGCCTGGGCGGCCGCCGCCGCCGGCACCGGCGGGCTGGCCGTGGTCGGGATGCCCGTGATGATCGACGGGCAGATCTTCCCCGCCCCGGAGCGCGCCCCCGGGGCCGGCGACGACGAGGTGCCGCGCGCGCTGCTGCTGGCGCTCGCGGAGGGCCGGCCCGTGACGACCTCGCGGCCGTCCCCGGGGCAGTTCCGGCGGGTCTACCGGCGCCTGGAGGCCGCCGGCTACGAGGGCATCGTCTCCGTGCACCTGTCGGCGGAGCTGTCCGGGACCACCGGCTCCGCCCGGATCGGCCGCCGGGCCGTGGACGTGCCCGTGACGGTCGTGGACTCCCGCACCGCCGCGATGGCCCAGGGCTTCGGGGTGCAGCGGGCCTGGACCGCCGCCGGCGCCGGGGCGGGGCTGGAGGACGTCGCCGCGGCCGCCCGGGAGGGCAGCCGCGACAACACCCTGCTGCTGTGGGTGCCCTCCCTGGAGCCCCTGCGCCGGGGAGGGCGGCTGGCGCCCTCGGCGGCCGTGCTCAGTCAGGTGCTCCCGATCCGGCCGCTGCTGTCGATCGACGGGGGGCGGCTGGTGGCGGTGGAGAAGCCGCGCACCGCCGCGCGGGCCCGCGCCCGGTTCGCGGCCCTGGTCGGGGAGGCCCTGGCCACCGCCGAGCACGAGGACCCCGTGCTGGTGCTCCACCACCTGGGCGACGAGGACGGCGCCCGCGAACTGGGCGAGCAGCTCGTGGAGGCCCACCGCCCGGACGCGCGGCTGCTCGTGTGCCCGCTGCCGCCGGTGCTCGCCGCGCACGTGGGCCTGGGCGCGCGCGCCGCCGTGGTCGAGGGCCCCTCCGCCCGCCCCGTGCTGCACCCGGTGCCCCCGGGGACCGCACCGGGCGGGGACTGA
- the leuS gene encoding leucine--tRNA ligase — MTEHPHTTETTGYDFRAIEQRWPAFWAEQRVFEPLDDGSRERRYVLDMFPYPSGDLHMGHAEAFAMGDVVARYWRQRGYDVLHPIGWDSFGLPAENAAIKRDAHPAEWTYANIETQKASFQRYAISADWSREIHTSDPEYYRWTQWLFLQFFDRGLAYRKNSPVNWCPQDQTVLANEQVVDGACERCGTPVTKKALNQWYFKITDYADRLLEDMAQLEGHWPERVLAMQRNWIGRSEGAHVHFAVEGAGADGGDRDVTVFTTRPDTLHGATFFVVAADADLAEELVAPEHAAELAAYREQVKALSDIERQATDRVKTGVFLGRHAVNPLTGEKLPVWAADYVLADYGTGAIMAVPAHDQRDLDFARTFGLPVRAVLDTGEEDPAVTGVATTGEGTLINSGALDGLGKAEAIETAIGLVEAAGTGRRQVNYRLRDWLLSRQRFWGAPIPIVHCPDCGEVPVPEDQLPVRLPEDLRGEQLAPKGRSPLAAAESWVGVACPACGGPARRDTDTMDTFVDSSWYYLRFASPNDETAAFDPEQTRRWLPVDQYVGGVEHAILHLLYSRFFTKVLHDMGLVDFTEPFKALLNQGQVLNGGRAMSKSLGNGVDLGEQLDAYGVDAVRLTMVFASPPEDDVDWADVSPSGAQKFLARAWRLAQDVASAPGTDPAGGDGTVRRAAHRAVDDAAQLLDAGKFNVVVAKTMELVNVLRKAVDSGCGPADPAVREGTEAVAVLLSLVAPYTAEDMWHALGHEGSVVVAGWPQVDPALLVEDTVTAVVQVRGKVRDRLEVPAGIGEDELRELALASEAVRRQLDGAEIRKVIVRAPKLVNIVV; from the coding sequence GTGACCGAACACCCGCACACGACCGAGACCACCGGCTACGACTTCCGGGCCATCGAGCAGCGGTGGCCAGCCTTCTGGGCCGAGCAGCGGGTCTTCGAGCCGCTCGACGACGGCTCCCGCGAGCGCCGCTACGTGCTGGACATGTTCCCCTACCCCTCCGGGGACCTGCACATGGGCCACGCGGAGGCCTTCGCGATGGGCGACGTCGTCGCCCGCTACTGGCGCCAGCGCGGCTACGACGTGCTGCACCCGATCGGGTGGGACTCCTTCGGGCTGCCGGCCGAGAACGCCGCGATCAAGCGCGACGCCCACCCCGCGGAGTGGACCTACGCGAACATCGAGACGCAGAAGGCCTCGTTCCAGCGCTACGCGATCAGCGCCGACTGGTCCCGGGAGATCCACACCTCCGACCCCGAGTACTACCGGTGGACCCAGTGGCTGTTCCTGCAGTTCTTCGACCGCGGCCTGGCCTACCGGAAGAACTCCCCGGTCAACTGGTGCCCCCAGGACCAGACGGTGCTGGCCAACGAGCAGGTCGTCGACGGGGCCTGCGAGCGGTGCGGGACGCCGGTGACGAAGAAGGCCCTGAACCAGTGGTACTTCAAGATCACCGACTACGCCGACCGGCTGCTCGAGGACATGGCCCAGCTGGAGGGGCACTGGCCCGAGCGGGTCCTGGCGATGCAGCGCAACTGGATCGGGCGCTCCGAGGGCGCCCACGTGCACTTCGCGGTCGAGGGCGCCGGGGCCGACGGCGGCGACCGGGACGTGACCGTGTTCACCACCCGCCCCGACACCCTCCACGGCGCCACGTTCTTCGTCGTGGCCGCCGACGCCGACCTCGCCGAGGAGCTGGTGGCCCCCGAGCACGCCGCGGAGCTGGCCGCCTACCGCGAGCAGGTCAAGGCGCTGTCGGACATCGAGCGCCAGGCCACCGACCGGGTCAAGACCGGGGTGTTCCTGGGCCGCCACGCCGTCAACCCCCTCACCGGGGAGAAGCTGCCGGTGTGGGCCGCCGACTACGTCCTGGCCGACTACGGCACCGGGGCGATCATGGCCGTGCCCGCCCACGACCAGCGCGACCTCGACTTCGCCCGCACCTTCGGCCTGCCCGTGCGCGCGGTCCTGGACACCGGCGAGGAGGACCCGGCCGTGACCGGGGTCGCCACCACCGGCGAGGGCACCCTGATCAACTCCGGGGCCCTGGACGGGCTGGGCAAGGCCGAGGCGATCGAGACCGCCATCGGCCTCGTGGAGGCCGCCGGCACCGGGCGGCGGCAGGTCAACTACCGGCTGCGCGACTGGCTGCTCTCCCGCCAGCGCTTCTGGGGCGCGCCCATCCCGATCGTGCACTGCCCGGACTGCGGCGAGGTGCCCGTGCCGGAGGACCAGCTGCCCGTGCGCCTGCCCGAGGACCTGCGCGGGGAGCAGCTCGCGCCCAAGGGCCGGTCCCCGCTCGCGGCGGCCGAGTCCTGGGTCGGCGTCGCCTGCCCCGCCTGCGGGGGCCCCGCCCGGCGGGACACCGACACCATGGACACCTTCGTGGACTCCTCCTGGTACTACCTGCGCTTCGCCTCCCCGAACGACGAGACCGCCGCGTTCGACCCCGAGCAGACCCGCCGGTGGCTGCCCGTGGACCAGTACGTGGGCGGGGTCGAGCACGCGATCCTGCACCTGCTCTACTCCCGGTTCTTCACCAAGGTCCTCCACGACATGGGCCTGGTGGACTTCACCGAGCCGTTCAAGGCGCTGCTGAACCAGGGCCAGGTGCTCAACGGCGGGCGGGCGATGTCGAAGTCGCTGGGCAACGGCGTGGACCTCGGTGAGCAGCTCGACGCGTACGGCGTCGACGCCGTGCGCCTGACCATGGTCTTCGCCTCCCCGCCGGAGGACGACGTGGACTGGGCCGACGTCTCCCCGTCCGGGGCGCAGAAGTTCCTGGCCCGCGCCTGGCGCCTGGCCCAGGACGTCGCCTCCGCCCCCGGCACCGACCCCGCCGGCGGGGACGGGACCGTGCGCCGGGCCGCCCACCGCGCCGTCGACGACGCCGCCCAGCTGCTGGACGCCGGGAAGTTCAACGTGGTCGTCGCCAAGACCATGGAGCTCGTCAACGTCCTGCGCAAGGCCGTCGACTCCGGGTGCGGCCCCGCCGACCCGGCCGTGCGCGAGGGCACGGAGGCCGTGGCGGTCCTGCTGTCCCTGGTCGCCCCCTACACCGCCGAGGACATGTGGCACGCCCTGGGCCACGAGGGCTCCGTCGTCGTCGCCGGCTGGCCGCAGGTCGACCCCGCCCTGCTCGTCGAGGACACCGTCACCGCCGTGGTCCAGGTCCGCGGCAAGGTCCGCGACCGGCTCGAGGTCCCGGCCGGCATCGGCGAGGACGAGCTGCGCGAGCTGGCCCTGGCCTCCGAGGCCGTGCGCCGGCAGCTGGACGGCGCCGAGATCCGCAAGGTGATCGTGCGCGCCCCCAAGCTCGTCAACATCGTCGTCTGA
- a CDS encoding alpha/beta fold hydrolase yields MPTSAPPTARARELVLDGRRVRYWCHGPDDDALPPLLLVHGFRGDHHGLELLARRLGPHRRVVVPDLPGFGRSEPLPRRPHDVPAYTAFLHRFLAALPGGRPAAAVLGHSFGSVLAAHLAAEHPADLERLVLVNPICEPALEGPRAVLSRLTAAYYRLGRALPEPVGRALLSGRAVTDAMSALMTVSPDPAVRRWVREQHRTHFSSFADRDVVLEAYTASTTGTVAQVAERLAVPVLLVAGAEDELGSVAAQRRMAARIPRARLTVLADVGHLIHYEAPEVTAALVRDFLGPAGGRP; encoded by the coding sequence GTGCCGACCTCCGCCCCGCCCACCGCCCGGGCCCGCGAGCTCGTCCTCGACGGGCGCCGCGTGCGCTACTGGTGCCACGGCCCCGACGACGACGCCCTGCCCCCGCTGCTGCTCGTGCACGGCTTCCGCGGGGACCACCACGGCCTGGAGCTGCTCGCCCGCCGGCTGGGCCCGCACCGGCGGGTCGTGGTCCCGGACCTGCCCGGCTTCGGCCGCAGCGAGCCCCTGCCCCGCCGCCCGCACGACGTCCCCGCCTACACCGCCTTCCTGCACCGCTTCCTGGCCGCCCTGCCCGGAGGCCGGCCGGCGGCCGCGGTGCTCGGGCACTCCTTCGGGTCCGTGCTCGCCGCCCACCTGGCCGCCGAACACCCCGCGGACCTGGAGCGGCTCGTGCTGGTCAACCCCATCTGCGAGCCCGCCCTGGAGGGCCCCCGGGCGGTGCTGAGCCGCCTGACGGCCGCCTACTACCGGCTGGGCCGGGCCCTGCCCGAGCCGGTCGGCCGGGCCCTGCTGTCCGGGCGGGCGGTCACCGACGCGATGAGCGCGCTGATGACCGTCTCCCCCGACCCCGCGGTGCGCCGCTGGGTGCGCGAGCAGCACCGCACCCACTTCTCCTCCTTCGCCGACCGCGACGTCGTCCTCGAGGCCTACACGGCCTCCACGACCGGCACGGTCGCCCAGGTCGCCGAGCGCCTCGCCGTGCCCGTCCTGCTGGTGGCCGGGGCCGAGGACGAGCTGGGCTCCGTGGCCGCCCAGCGGCGGATGGCCGCCCGGATCCCGCGGGCGCGGCTGACGGTGCTCGCCGACGTGGGGCACCTGATCCACTACGAGGCCCCGGAGGTCACCGCCGCCCTGGTCCGGGACTTCCTGGGCCCGGCCGGGGGACGCCCGTGA
- a CDS encoding glycosyltransferase family 4 protein, with the protein MRLLLDARYTRPEGHDGISRYGASLIGAVAALAATDPGLDPAVLVSDRRQLAALPELPHVLGPSPVSAAEAATGLLLRRVRPDVVFSPMQTMGSAGRRHGLVLTLHDLIYYDHPEPPADLPPAVRVLWRAYHRAWWPQRLLLDRADAVVTVSHTTRELIAAHRLTRRPVHVVPNAAQPGSVVDDATALARLPHREPVLVYMGSFLPYKNVETLLRAAARLPDHELHLLSRVPPARRAELEARTPPGARVVFHDGVGEDEYRDLLARAAALLTASRAEGYGLPVVEALAAGTPVVCSDLPIFREVAGDAAAFARSDDDAGFAAAVRALQDPARARAQVLAGLDRARAYSWEDSARRLLEVARGVHARRTAPRP; encoded by the coding sequence GTGAGGCTGCTGCTCGACGCCCGCTACACCCGCCCCGAGGGCCACGACGGGATCAGCCGCTACGGGGCGAGCCTGATCGGCGCCGTCGCGGCCCTGGCCGCGACGGACCCGGGGCTCGACCCGGCCGTGCTCGTCAGCGACCGGCGCCAGCTGGCCGCGCTGCCGGAGCTGCCGCACGTGCTGGGCCCCTCGCCCGTCTCGGCCGCCGAGGCCGCCACCGGCCTGCTGCTGCGCCGGGTGCGGCCCGACGTCGTGTTCTCCCCGATGCAGACCATGGGCTCGGCCGGGCGCCGGCACGGGCTGGTGCTGACCCTGCACGACCTGATCTACTACGACCACCCCGAGCCCCCCGCCGACCTGCCCCCGGCGGTGCGGGTCCTGTGGCGGGCCTACCACCGGGCGTGGTGGCCCCAGCGGCTGCTGCTGGACCGCGCCGACGCGGTCGTGACCGTCTCGCACACCACCCGGGAGCTGATCGCCGCCCACCGGCTGACCCGCCGGCCCGTGCACGTGGTGCCCAACGCCGCCCAGCCCGGCAGCGTGGTCGACGACGCCACCGCCCTGGCCCGCCTGCCCCACCGGGAGCCCGTGCTGGTCTACATGGGCTCGTTCCTGCCCTACAAGAACGTCGAGACCCTGCTGCGCGCCGCCGCCCGGCTGCCCGATCACGAGCTGCACCTGCTCTCCCGCGTCCCCCCCGCCCGGCGGGCCGAGCTCGAGGCGCGCACCCCGCCCGGGGCCCGGGTCGTGTTCCACGACGGGGTGGGCGAGGACGAGTACCGGGACCTGCTCGCCCGGGCGGCCGCACTGCTGACCGCCTCCCGCGCCGAGGGCTACGGCCTGCCCGTGGTCGAGGCCCTGGCCGCGGGCACCCCCGTGGTGTGCAGCGACCTGCCCATCTTCCGCGAGGTCGCCGGGGACGCGGCCGCCTTCGCCCGGTCCGACGACGACGCCGGGTTCGCCGCCGCCGTGCGCGCCCTCCAGGACCCCGCCCGGGCCCGCGCCCAGGTGCTGGCGGGCCTGGACCGCGCCCGGGCCTACTCCTGGGAGGACTCGGCCCGGCGGCTGCTGGAGGTCGCCCGCGGGGTCCACGCCCGCCGCACGGCCCCCCGCCCGTGA
- a CDS encoding primosomal protein N', with translation MPGEEHPAAAEAPRQLSLLAGFPPARPGAEGVGAPRTAERDPVARVLLDTHVPHLDRAFDYAVPAEMAATAVPGARVKVGFGGQELTGFVLERTAATQVRGRLQPLRRVLSPLPVLAPAVARLAEDVAARSAGSAADVVRLAVPPRVARVEKEVEQRLAEAPERSTGLSPQAPGPSHDAAWADYEGGPAFLAQLAAGGSPRAVAEVLPAHPAHDWTDVLAAAIGAAWRAGRGAVAVVPDQKALARLEHTVADEIGAEHLVRLQAEDGPTPRYRAFLAAATGQVRVVLGTRSAAYAPVDELGLVCCWDDGDENLVEQRAPYQHVRDVLLLRAGATGCAALLAGHAVSPEAQRLVTTGWARRVAPRRDVLRAFMPRVVATADSWHSARDPLAARARLPEAAFRAARAALEHGPVLVQVARAGYAPHLACERCREPARCTACEGPLGVPSARGVPRCGWCGRSAHRWACTACGGTRMRLVAAGALRTAEELGRAFPRVPVIASSGETVRAAVGSAPALVVATPGAEPVAEGGYAAALLLDGDRMLMRPALRAAEQVLRRWYNAAALVRRARDGGVVVVTAGHEGVVGALVRWDPSGHAERELAERHALGLPPAVRSAAVTGPAAAVAAFLADLELPGTVRVVGPTPLEDAPPGEDAPHRALLFFGYGPAAEVTRRLRAARAKASALRKHPPVQVRCDVTDLL, from the coding sequence GTGCCCGGCGAGGAGCACCCGGCCGCCGCGGAGGCCCCGCGGCAGCTGTCCCTCCTCGCGGGCTTCCCGCCGGCCCGGCCCGGGGCCGAGGGCGTGGGCGCCCCGCGCACCGCCGAGCGCGACCCCGTGGCCCGGGTGCTGCTGGACACCCACGTCCCGCACCTGGACCGGGCCTTCGACTACGCCGTGCCCGCCGAGATGGCCGCGACCGCGGTGCCCGGTGCCCGGGTGAAGGTCGGCTTCGGCGGCCAGGAGCTCACCGGCTTCGTGCTCGAGCGCACCGCGGCGACCCAGGTGCGCGGGCGGCTGCAGCCGCTGCGCCGGGTCCTGTCCCCGCTGCCCGTCCTGGCCCCGGCCGTGGCCCGCCTCGCCGAGGACGTCGCGGCCCGCAGCGCCGGCAGCGCGGCCGACGTCGTGCGCCTGGCCGTGCCGCCCCGCGTGGCGCGCGTGGAGAAGGAGGTCGAGCAGCGCCTGGCCGAGGCCCCCGAGCGCTCCACCGGGCTGTCCCCGCAGGCCCCCGGCCCCTCCCACGACGCCGCGTGGGCCGACTACGAGGGCGGGCCCGCCTTCCTGGCCCAGCTCGCCGCCGGCGGCTCCCCGCGCGCGGTGGCCGAGGTGCTGCCCGCCCACCCCGCCCACGACTGGACGGACGTGCTCGCCGCCGCGATCGGGGCGGCCTGGCGCGCCGGGCGCGGGGCGGTGGCGGTGGTCCCGGACCAGAAGGCCCTGGCCCGCCTCGAGCACACCGTGGCCGACGAGATCGGCGCCGAGCACCTCGTGCGGCTGCAGGCCGAGGACGGGCCCACCCCCCGCTACCGGGCGTTCCTGGCCGCGGCCACCGGGCAGGTGCGCGTGGTGCTGGGCACCCGCTCGGCCGCCTACGCGCCCGTGGACGAGCTGGGACTGGTGTGCTGCTGGGACGACGGCGACGAGAACCTCGTCGAGCAGCGGGCCCCCTACCAGCACGTGCGCGACGTGCTGCTGCTGCGCGCCGGGGCCACGGGCTGCGCCGCGCTGCTGGCCGGCCACGCCGTCAGCCCCGAGGCGCAGCGGCTCGTGACCACCGGCTGGGCCCGGCGGGTGGCCCCGCGACGGGACGTGCTGCGCGCCTTCATGCCCCGGGTCGTGGCCACCGCCGACTCCTGGCACAGCGCCCGCGACCCGCTCGCGGCCCGGGCCCGGCTGCCCGAGGCCGCCTTCCGCGCCGCCCGGGCCGCCCTCGAGCACGGCCCGGTGCTCGTGCAGGTCGCCCGCGCCGGCTACGCCCCGCACCTGGCCTGCGAGCGCTGCCGGGAGCCCGCCCGGTGCACCGCCTGCGAGGGCCCGCTCGGGGTGCCCTCCGCCCGCGGGGTCCCGCGCTGCGGGTGGTGCGGGCGCTCGGCCCACCGGTGGGCGTGCACGGCCTGCGGCGGGACCCGGATGCGGCTGGTCGCGGCCGGGGCGCTGCGCACCGCGGAGGAGCTGGGCCGGGCCTTCCCCCGGGTCCCCGTGATCGCCTCCTCGGGCGAGACCGTGCGCGCGGCGGTGGGCTCGGCCCCGGCCCTCGTGGTCGCCACCCCGGGGGCGGAGCCGGTGGCCGAGGGCGGCTACGCGGCCGCGCTGCTGCTGGACGGGGACCGGATGCTGATGCGCCCGGCGCTGCGCGCCGCGGAGCAGGTGCTGCGCCGGTGGTACAACGCGGCGGCCCTGGTGCGCCGGGCCCGCGACGGCGGCGTCGTCGTCGTCACCGCCGGGCACGAGGGCGTGGTCGGGGCGCTCGTGCGCTGGGACCCGTCCGGGCACGCCGAGCGGGAGCTGGCCGAGCGCCACGCCCTGGGCCTGCCCCCGGCGGTGCGCTCGGCGGCGGTGACCGGCCCGGCGGCCGCGGTCGCGGCGTTCCTGGCCGACCTCGAGCTGCCGGGCACCGTGCGCGTGGTGGGCCCCACACCGCTGGAGGACGCCCCGCCGGGGGAGGACGCCCCGCACCGGGCGCTGCTGTTCTTCGGCTACGGGCCCGCCGCGGAGGTCACCCGCCGGCTGCGGGCGGCGCGCGCGAAGGCCTCCGCGCTGCGCAAGCACCCCCCGGTGCAGGTGCGCTGCGACGTCACCGACCTGCTCTGA